In a genomic window of Gloeocapsopsis dulcis:
- the dxr gene encoding 1-deoxy-D-xylulose-5-phosphate reductoisomerase, which produces MKAITLLGSTGSIGTQTLDIVAQYPDQFQIVGLAAGRNVEMLAAQIRQFQPSIVAICVEDKLPELKAAIADLDPQPILLAGEAGVVEVARYGDAETVVTGIVGCAGLLPTIAAIEAGKDIALANKETLIAGAPVVLPLVEKYSVKLLPADSEHSAIFQCLQGVPNGGLRRILLTASGGAFRDLPVEKLAQVQVADALKHPNWSMGKKITIDSATLMNKGLEVIEAHYLFDLDYDRIEIVIHPQSIIHSLIELQDTSVLAQLGWADMRLPLLYALSYPERIYTNWEQLDLVKAGNLTFKAPDHKKYPCMQLAYAAGKAGGSMPAVLNAANEQAVALFLEEKIRFLDIPRCIERVCDRHACDHRTNLSLEDIVNADYWARQEAIAVCSELNKGKVYSQLK; this is translated from the coding sequence GTGAAAGCTATTACTCTTCTTGGCTCTACAGGCTCTATCGGTACGCAAACCCTCGATATTGTGGCTCAGTACCCCGATCAATTTCAGATTGTGGGTTTAGCGGCTGGGCGCAATGTAGAAATGCTTGCTGCTCAAATTCGACAGTTTCAACCAAGTATCGTTGCGATTTGCGTTGAAGATAAATTACCTGAACTCAAAGCAGCGATCGCCGATCTCGATCCACAACCAATTTTGCTTGCTGGTGAAGCTGGAGTTGTGGAAGTAGCACGTTATGGCGATGCCGAAACGGTTGTCACGGGTATTGTGGGTTGTGCTGGTTTACTACCAACAATTGCAGCGATTGAAGCGGGTAAAGATATCGCTTTAGCTAATAAAGAAACGTTGATTGCTGGTGCACCTGTTGTTCTTCCTTTGGTTGAAAAATACAGTGTAAAATTACTACCCGCCGATTCGGAACATTCTGCAATTTTTCAATGCCTCCAAGGTGTACCAAATGGAGGTTTACGACGGATTTTACTCACAGCCTCTGGCGGTGCTTTCCGCGATTTACCTGTTGAAAAGTTAGCTCAAGTCCAAGTCGCAGATGCCCTGAAACATCCCAATTGGTCAATGGGTAAAAAAATTACGATTGACTCGGCTACGTTGATGAATAAGGGATTGGAAGTGATCGAGGCGCATTATCTTTTTGATCTTGACTACGATCGCATCGAGATTGTCATTCATCCTCAAAGTATCATTCACTCACTCATTGAACTACAAGATACCTCTGTATTGGCGCAGTTGGGTTGGGCTGATATGCGCTTGCCGTTATTGTATGCTCTGTCGTATCCTGAACGCATTTATACAAACTGGGAACAATTGGACTTAGTAAAAGCTGGAAATTTAACTTTTAAAGCACCAGATCACAAAAAGTATCCTTGTATGCAACTCGCGTATGCAGCGGGTAAAGCAGGTGGTTCAATGCCAGCAGTTCTCAATGCAGCTAACGAACAAGCTGTTGCATTGTTTTTAGAAGAGAAGATTCGCTTTTTAGATATTCCTCGATGTATTGAACGTGTATGCGATCGCCACGCTTGTGATCATCGGACAAATCTATCGTTAGAAGATATTGTGAATGCCGATTACTGGGCAAGACAAGAAGCGATCGCGGTTTGTAGCGAGTTGAATAAAGGGAAAGTCTATAGTCAACTTAAATAA
- a CDS encoding Nif11-like leader peptide family natural product precursor: MAQETAAQFFKAVQQDNALQEKLKATSDPEAFIKIAAQQGYNFSVQDLDQAISKLSPEEFAAVINPGVSPRRHIVPR; the protein is encoded by the coding sequence ATGGCACAAGAAACTGCTGCCCAATTTTTTAAAGCTGTACAACAAGATAACGCCCTACAAGAAAAACTCAAAGCAACATCAGATCCCGAAGCTTTTATCAAGATTGCAGCACAACAAGGCTATAATTTCAGCGTGCAAGACTTAGATCAAGCTATCAGCAAGCTATCTCCAGAAGAATTTGCTGCGGTAATTAATCCAGGTGTTTCCCCTCGGCGACATATAGTTCCAAGATGA
- a CDS encoding type I restriction endonuclease subunit R, giving the protein MIDRLCQELNLRGMLDVLRYGITDYGVRFKLAYFKPASGLNPETLALYNQNILTITRQVRYSTCNENSIDLLLSINGLPVATVELKNQFTGQDVEKAKQQYRRDRDDRELLFQFKRRALVHFAVDPDEAWMTTRLDGSKTRFLPFNQGYNKGAGNPPNPNGYKTTYLWEEIWLKDSWLDIVGRFLHLEQDTIKLNGKSAKKESLIFPRFHQLDVVRKLTADAKAKGAGQNYLIQHSAGSGKSNSIAWLAYQLANLYNDYNARVFDSVIVITDRRVLDQQLQDTIYQFDHVAGVVQKVDRNASQLAEALASGTNIIITTLQKFPFVLDKIGELPKRNYALIVDEAHSSQGGEASKKMKEVLTVIDLSRSAKESGGSYGNEDEDEEDWVRKSMLSRGKQPNLSFFAFTATPKPKTLEVFGHLNNQGQPEPFHLYSMRQAIEEGFIMDVLQNYTTYKTYFRLTKAIADDPQIHKKKASKAIARFLSLHPHNLAQKTEVIVEHFRQCVMPKIGGKAKAMLVTASRPHVIRYKDEFDKYLKKQGYNDIKALVAFTAFIDRETGISYTESDINGFGERELPEKFETDEYQLLIVADKYQTGFDQPLLHTMYVDKKLSGVKAVQTLSRLNRTCPGKEDTFVLDFANEEQEIIDAFQPYYEQTLLAATTNPNRLYDLKNRIDSFQIIWTSEVVFCQGITNG; this is encoded by the coding sequence TTGATTGATCGGCTGTGCCAAGAATTAAACTTGCGGGGAATGCTGGACGTTCTACGTTATGGAATTACTGACTATGGCGTGCGCTTCAAACTCGCCTACTTCAAACCTGCCAGCGGACTCAACCCCGAAACTCTAGCACTCTACAACCAAAACATCCTGACTATAACTCGCCAAGTGCGCTACAGCACCTGTAACGAAAATTCCATTGACTTACTTTTGAGTATTAACGGTTTACCTGTCGCCACAGTGGAACTGAAAAACCAGTTTACTGGGCAGGATGTGGAAAAAGCCAAGCAACAGTATCGACGCGATCGCGACGATCGCGAACTCCTATTCCAATTCAAACGCCGTGCCCTCGTTCACTTTGCCGTAGATCCCGACGAAGCTTGGATGACTACCCGCCTCGACGGCAGCAAAACTCGCTTCCTGCCTTTTAACCAAGGCTACAACAAAGGCGCAGGCAACCCACCCAATCCCAACGGCTATAAAACTACTTATCTCTGGGAAGAAATTTGGCTAAAAGATAGCTGGCTCGACATTGTGGGGCGCTTCTTGCATCTGGAACAGGACACAATTAAACTCAATGGTAAATCTGCTAAAAAAGAGAGTTTGATCTTTCCCCGCTTCCATCAGCTGGATGTCGTTCGCAAATTAACCGCCGATGCCAAAGCTAAAGGTGCAGGACAAAACTACTTAATTCAACATTCAGCAGGTAGTGGTAAAAGTAACTCAATCGCTTGGTTAGCTTACCAACTTGCCAATCTCTACAATGACTACAATGCACGAGTATTTGACTCCGTTATCGTCATCACTGATCGCCGCGTTCTCGATCAACAACTGCAAGACACGATCTATCAATTCGATCATGTCGCCGGAGTCGTACAAAAAGTCGATCGCAATGCCTCGCAACTGGCAGAAGCTCTAGCTTCGGGTACAAACATCATCATCACCACCCTGCAAAAATTTCCCTTTGTCTTAGATAAAATTGGCGAACTGCCTAAGCGCAACTACGCCCTGATTGTAGACGAAGCTCATAGTTCTCAGGGGGGAGAAGCCTCAAAGAAAATGAAAGAAGTCCTGACGGTGATTGACCTGAGTCGTTCTGCCAAAGAGTCAGGTGGTAGCTATGGAAATGAAGATGAGGACGAAGAAGACTGGGTTCGTAAGTCTATGCTGTCCCGTGGTAAACAGCCTAACTTGAGCTTTTTTGCTTTCACTGCCACACCCAAGCCCAAAACCCTGGAAGTTTTTGGACACCTCAACAACCAAGGGCAACCCGAACCCTTCCATCTCTATTCCATGCGGCAAGCGATTGAAGAAGGCTTCATTATGGACGTGCTGCAGAATTACACCACCTATAAAACCTACTTTCGGCTGACAAAGGCAATTGCGGACGATCCTCAAATTCATAAGAAAAAAGCAAGCAAGGCGATCGCCCGTTTCTTATCTCTGCATCCCCACAACTTAGCACAAAAAACTGAAGTCATTGTTGAACACTTTCGGCAATGTGTCATGCCCAAAATTGGTGGTAAGGCAAAAGCAATGCTGGTAACTGCCTCTCGTCCCCACGTCATTCGCTACAAAGATGAATTCGATAAGTATCTCAAAAAGCAGGGATACAACGATATCAAGGCACTCGTTGCCTTTACTGCATTTATAGATCGAGAAACTGGAATTTCATACACCGAATCTGATATCAATGGTTTTGGTGAACGGGAATTGCCTGAGAAATTTGAGACGGACGAATACCAATTGCTGATCGTTGCCGACAAATACCAAACAGGCTTCGATCAACCCCTACTCCATACAATGTATGTTGACAAAAAACTGTCTGGAGTCAAAGCCGTACAGACTTTATCCCGCTTAAACCGTACTTGTCCTGGCAAAGAAGACACTTTTGTTTTAGATTTTGCCAACGAAGAGCAAGAAATTATCGATGCTTTCCAACCTTACTACGAACAAACCCTCTTAGCTGCAACCACTAACCCCAATCGACTGTATGACTTGAAGAACCGCATTGACAGTTTTCAAATTATTTGGACTAGCGAAGTAGTGTTTTGTCAGGGAATAACTAATGGGTAA